One stretch of Salvelinus sp. IW2-2015 unplaced genomic scaffold, ASM291031v2 Un_scaffold16326, whole genome shotgun sequence DNA includes these proteins:
- the LOC112080440 gene encoding uncharacterized protein → MASVPAHREGIVPKASVPAEGRRSSDHQASSLHKGKGILQTASVPAQREGIHQSAIVPAQREGVLRAASITAQREEILRASGLIPAHRKGLLRASGLIPAQREGILPAASSISYYQNNKLLRASQLTPAQRKLRFLIASVTAQRKGIFPKASVPAHREWIVPKASVPAEREEILLTASVPVKNENNHPQPPPIIPMVAPLWKWDGGACPPPVDFYSKRRDVRLRYVEHPAMMSITKPEHSDANPQFQTGSRPVAEPETPAVHNNSGGWLSWVFGSGRANKKEVSST, encoded by the exons ATGGCCAGCGTCCCTGCGCACAGGGAGGGGATTGTCCCAAAGGCTAGTGTTCCTGCTGAGGGAAGGAGATCCTCCGATCATCAGGCCTCATCCCTGCACAAGGGAAAGGGGATCCTCCAAACAGCCAGTGTCcctgcacagagggaggggatTCACCAGTCAGCCATTGTCCCTGCACAGAGGGAGGGGGTTCTCCGAGCAGCTAGCATCACTGCGCagagggaggagatcctcagagcATCAGGCCTCATCCCTGCACATAGRAAGGGGCTCCTCCGAGCATCAGGCCTCATCCCTGCWCAGAGGGAGGGGATTCTTCCAGCAGCTTCTTCCATCAGCTACTATCAGAATAATAAGCTCCTCAGAGCATCACAACTCACCCCTGCACAAAGGAAGTTGAGATTCCTGATAGCCAGTGTCACTGCGCAGAGGAAGGGAATCTTCCCAAAGGCCAGCGTCCCTGCGCACAGGGAGTGGATCGTCCCAAAGGCTAGTGtccctgcagagagggaggagatcctCCTCACAGCCAGTGTCCCTGTGAAGAATGAAAACAATCATCCACAACCACCTCCCATCATCCCCATGGTGGCACCACTGTGGAAATGGGATGGTGGAGCGTGTCCTCCACCTGTGGATTTCTATTCCAAGAGAAGAG ATGTCCGACTTAGATATGTTGAGCATCCTGCTATGATGTCCATCACCAAGCCGGAGCACTCCGATGCCAACCCTCAGTTCCAGACTGGCAGCCGGCCGGTGGCTGAGCCCGAGACCCCTGCTGTTCACAATAACAGTGGAGGCTGGCTCAGCTGGGTCTTTGGGAGTGGAAGAGCTAATAAGAAGGAGGTTTCATCTACCTGA
- the LOC112080439 gene encoding zinc finger protein 180-like, whose translation MSSLSYSPPDKEEGVCWTEKKALVKEEEEEEAVTIQKQVDGEAVTVKEEEKDVSVKEEEDTFRVKEEEDVTVKEEEEEKEEDAFFGVKEEEGEMTVTSKKEEEEEEETEFLVPVSQTHLKASNGSNNELSRKMVLGNRALINTRERRDHHGSSGEPQQHHEAEKSLSRSKHPKKHRQRPTGKKTHPCSDCGKCFVSSGCLKSHQRTHTGEKPYSCDQCGKRYVTSSGLTKHQRTHTGEKPYNCNQCGKSFTQSSSLILHQRTHTGEKPYSCIQCGKSFTQSFSLILHHRTHTGEKSYICAQCGKRFASSADIKIHQKIHTGERPFSCSDCGKSFVRSGQLKSHQRTHTVEKPYSCNQCGKSFTQSGNLVSHQRRHTGEKPYSCDQCGKSFTQSGNLVSHQRTHTGNKPFSCDECGKSFTTSNHLIVHQRTHTGEKPHSCDQCDKRYSDKRSLIKHQKIHGVVS comes from the exons atgagttcactaagctactctcctcctgATAAAGAAGAGggggtctgctggacggagaaaaaagctctcgtgaaagaggaggaggaagaggaggctgttacaatacaaaaacaagtagatggtgaggctgttacagtgaaagaagaagagaaagacgtttcagtgaaagaagaggaagatacgttcagagtgaaagaggaggaggatgttacagtaaaagaagaggaggaagagaaagaggaggatgcattttttggagtgaaagaggaggagggggagatgactgtcacatcgaaaaaggaggaggaagaagaggaggaaactgaATTTCTGGTCCCGGTCTCCCAAACGCATCTTAAGGCATCCAAtggttctaacaatgaacttagccgtaagatggttttgggaaaccgggccctgattaacacta gagagagacgtgaccatcatggatcctctggggagcctcaacaacatcatgaagCAGAAAAAAGTCTCTCCAGATCAAAACACCCCAAGAAACACAGgcagagacccacagggaagAAAACTCAcccctgctctgactgtggaaagtgttttgtttcttcAGGATGTTtaaaatcacaccagagaacacacacaggagagaaaccttatagctgtgatcaatgtgggaagagatatGTTACATCTAGCGGTCTGACTAAACACCAGAGAacgcacacaggagagaaaccgtatAACTGTaaccaatgtgggaagagttttactcagtcatcCAGTCTGAttttacaccagagaacacacacaggagagaaaccttatagctgtattcaatgtgggaagagttttactcagtcattCAGCCTGATATTACAccatagaacacacacaggagagaaatcttatatcTGTGCGCAATGCGGGAAGAGATTCGCCTCCTCAGCAGACATTAAAATTCACCAGaaaatccacacaggagagagaccttttagctgctctgactgtggaaagagttttgttCGCTCAGGACAATtaaaatcacaccagagaacacacacagtagagaAACCTTATAgttgtaatcaatgtgggaagagttttactcagtcaggcaacctggtatcacaccagagaagacacacaggagagaaaccttatagctgtgatcaatgtgggaagagttttactcagtcaggcaacctggtatcacaccagagaacacacacaggaaataaaccttttagctgtgatgaatgtggaaagagttttactacatctaacCACCTTattgtacaccagagaacacacacaggagagaaacctcatagctgtgatcaatgtgacaagagatactctgataaaagatctctgatcaaacatcagaaaatacatggagttgtttcatga